A stretch of the Sphingosinithalassobacter tenebrarum genome encodes the following:
- the rpsT gene encoding 30S ribosomal protein S20: MANTPQAKKRIRRNARRADINGSRVSRIRTYVKKVETALASGDKEAAAAALREVQPELARGVAKGVMHKNTAARKFSRLNKRLVALG; encoded by the coding sequence ATGGCGAATACGCCACAGGCGAAGAAGCGTATCCGGCGCAACGCGCGTCGCGCAGACATCAACGGCTCGCGTGTGAGCCGCATTCGGACCTATGTGAAAAAGGTCGAAACCGCGCTCGCTTCGGGCGACAAGGAAGCGGCCGCCGCCGCGCTGCGCGAAGTACAGCCCGAGCTGGCGCGCGGCGTCGCCAAGGGCGTGATGCACAAGAACACTGCCGCGCGGAAGTTTTCGCGCCTCAACAAACGGCTCGTCGCGCTCGGCTGA
- the mltA gene encoding murein transglycosylase A gives MRAWGVAALALLLGACSGSLVPPATEYGSAPYGGSPGGTVNEVPVRQPTPATPIPPVPAAPAPPSADIAAGSGIVGGPDFATLPITDDAAARALAAYRTSCGSTARRTDQSGLTRPEDWAVSCQAAQNWPVTDARNFFARYFETVQIADGSAFATGYYEPEIAGSRTRRSGYDVPIYGKPADLVDVDLGDFAEDLEGRKIRGRVQGTDFVPYYDRTEIEQGALAGRGLEIAWAHDPVELFFLQVQGSGRLRLPDGGVMRIGYAGQNGRSYTGIGGLMRDRGLLAPGQANMQGIMQWLRDHPAEGRAIMRENKSWVFFRELTGPGPLGAMGYAVTGRTSAAADPKFVPMGAPVFLSMDRADATGLWVIQDTGGAIKGANRFDTFWGAGAEARAIAGGMSAHGTAFLLLPVGTLARHGAR, from the coding sequence ATGCGCGCTTGGGGTGTGGCGGCACTGGCCTTGTTGCTCGGTGCCTGTTCGGGATCGCTGGTTCCGCCCGCAACCGAATATGGTTCGGCGCCCTATGGCGGTTCGCCCGGCGGCACGGTCAACGAAGTGCCGGTGCGGCAACCGACGCCGGCTACGCCGATCCCGCCCGTTCCCGCCGCGCCCGCGCCGCCAAGCGCCGATATCGCCGCCGGTTCGGGAATCGTCGGCGGCCCCGATTTCGCTACGCTGCCGATCACCGATGACGCCGCCGCCCGTGCGCTGGCGGCTTATCGCACCAGCTGCGGATCGACCGCGCGGCGCACCGACCAGTCGGGGCTCACCCGGCCGGAGGACTGGGCGGTTTCGTGTCAGGCCGCGCAGAACTGGCCGGTCACCGACGCGCGCAATTTCTTCGCCCGCTATTTCGAAACGGTGCAGATCGCCGACGGATCGGCTTTCGCGACCGGCTATTACGAGCCCGAGATCGCCGGATCGCGCACGCGCCGCTCGGGCTATGACGTGCCGATCTATGGCAAGCCCGCCGATCTGGTCGACGTCGATCTGGGCGATTTCGCGGAGGATCTGGAAGGCCGCAAGATCCGCGGCCGGGTGCAGGGCACCGATTTCGTCCCCTATTACGACCGCACCGAAATCGAGCAGGGCGCGCTGGCGGGGCGTGGCCTCGAAATCGCCTGGGCCCATGATCCGGTCGAGCTTTTCTTCCTGCAGGTCCAGGGGTCGGGGCGGCTGCGGCTGCCCGATGGCGGGGTGATGCGGATTGGCTATGCCGGGCAGAACGGTCGCAGCTATACCGGCATCGGCGGGCTGATGCGCGATCGCGGATTGCTCGCGCCCGGCCAGGCGAACATGCAGGGCATCATGCAATGGCTGCGCGATCACCCGGCCGAGGGCCGGGCGATCATGCGCGAGAACAAGAGCTGGGTCTTCTTCCGCGAATTGACCGGCCCGGGTCCGCTCGGCGCGATGGGCTATGCCGTCACCGGGCGGACGAGCGCGGCGGCCGATCCCAAATTCGTGCCAATGGGCGCGCCGGTCTTCCTGTCGATGGATCGTGCCGACGCGACCGGCCTGTGGGTGATTCAGGATACCGGCGGCGCGATCAAGGGCGCCAATCGTTTCGACACCTTCTGGGGTGCGGGCGCCGAAGCGCGCGCGATCGCCGGCGGCATGTCGGCGCACGGCACGGCCTTCCTGTTGCTGCCGGTGGGTACGCTGGCGCGGCACGGCGCCCGGTGA
- the dnaA gene encoding chromosomal replication initiator protein DnaA: METGNGDAVANAWGHVRGNLRRSAGQRLFDQWLKPVELIRESSEAEIRLGLPSDFMAQWVRNHYAERLLLEFRAVLPSVETVCIETVSNTLPAQRVLHAGDNDTRPPAGGESSTFDPRFVFDRFVVDASNRVAFNAARKLAEPGVPQFSPLFLHSATGQGKTHLMHAIGQAFLESNPRATAIYMPAERFMFEFVRALKAKDTIAFKARLRGADLLMIDDLQFIGGKDVTQEEFFHTVNEFMGAGKRLVIAADRAPQALEGFVPQLAGRLGSGLVADIRPPELELRRAILQRKLDEMPDVAVPEDVIELLAARITSNVRELEGALNRLVAYAQLNGEAITIDFAVQTLGEVLRHVQRRITIDEIQRAVSAHFDLKQLDLISERRAVAIARPRQIAMYLAKRLTTRSLPEIGRKFGNRDHSTVIHAVRRIEDLRGKDGEIDGAVRTLMRKLEG, translated from the coding sequence TTGGAAACCGGAAACGGCGATGCGGTGGCGAACGCCTGGGGCCATGTGCGCGGCAATCTGCGGCGCTCGGCCGGCCAGCGGCTGTTCGACCAGTGGCTGAAGCCGGTTGAGCTGATCCGCGAGAGCAGCGAGGCGGAGATTCGCCTCGGGCTTCCGTCCGACTTCATGGCGCAATGGGTCCGCAATCACTATGCCGAGCGGCTTCTGCTCGAATTCCGCGCGGTGCTGCCCTCGGTCGAGACGGTGTGCATCGAAACCGTGTCGAACACCCTGCCAGCGCAGCGCGTGCTTCACGCTGGCGACAATGACACGCGCCCGCCCGCGGGCGGCGAAAGCTCGACCTTCGATCCGCGCTTCGTCTTCGATCGCTTCGTTGTCGATGCGTCGAATCGAGTCGCGTTCAACGCCGCGCGCAAGCTGGCCGAGCCGGGCGTGCCGCAGTTCAGCCCGTTGTTTCTCCACAGCGCGACCGGGCAGGGCAAGACGCATCTGATGCACGCCATCGGCCAGGCCTTTCTCGAATCCAATCCGCGAGCGACGGCAATCTATATGCCCGCCGAACGCTTCATGTTCGAATTCGTCCGCGCGCTGAAGGCAAAGGATACGATCGCGTTCAAGGCGCGGCTGCGCGGCGCGGACCTGCTGATGATCGACGACTTGCAGTTCATCGGCGGCAAGGACGTGACGCAGGAAGAGTTTTTTCACACGGTCAACGAGTTCATGGGCGCGGGCAAGCGGCTGGTGATCGCCGCCGATCGCGCACCGCAGGCGCTCGAGGGGTTCGTACCGCAACTCGCCGGTCGCTTGGGATCGGGGCTGGTCGCCGATATCCGCCCCCCCGAACTCGAGCTGCGCCGCGCCATCCTGCAGCGCAAGCTGGACGAGATGCCCGACGTCGCGGTTCCCGAGGACGTGATCGAGCTGCTCGCCGCGCGGATCACCAGCAACGTTCGTGAACTGGAAGGCGCGCTCAATCGCCTCGTCGCCTATGCGCAGCTCAACGGTGAAGCGATCACGATCGATTTCGCGGTGCAGACGCTGGGCGAAGTGCTGCGCCATGTGCAGCGCCGCATCACGATCGACGAGATCCAGCGCGCGGTTTCGGCGCATTTCGATCTGAAGCAGCTCGATCTGATTTCGGAACGACGCGCGGTCGCGATCGCCCGTCCGCGTCAGATCGCCATGTATCTGGCGAAGCGGCTGACGACTCGCTCGCTGCCCGAAATCGGGCGCAAGTTCGGCAATCGCGACCATTCAACGGTGATCCATGCCGTCCGCCGGATCGAGGATCTGCGCGGCAAGGACGGTGAAATCGACGGCGCGGTGCGCACGTTGATGCGTAAACTGGAAGGCTGA
- the murJ gene encoding murein biosynthesis integral membrane protein MurJ, which translates to MNLAKTLGSVGGLTLVSRVLALGRDSLQATFVGAGFASDAFLVAFRLPNMFRALFAEGAFSAAFIPMFNRRVAESEGRLAAGLDFAERALAVLLPLLILFTLGMIAAAWPVTWALSGGFNDPSPEQFAYAVTLSRITIPYLALISIVSLLGGILNSLNKFWVNAAAPILLNISMITGLWFFHGDNAYETARVQAIAVTAGGALQLAFLILGCVRAGVKLRLRPPRIDKDIRQLFKLILPAAAGAGAVQINLLISTALAGSLLAPGAISYIYYADRLNQLPLGLIGIGLGTILLPTISRLLGEGRDAEAMAMQNRGIELALFLTLPAMVALMIAAEPIIRTLFQHGRFDAADTSATAITLAAFSIGLPAYVLIKVLTPGFYAREDTKTPVRFAMIAVGANIAGNLILIPTIGYVGPPLATALSACINMGLLYATLRKRGHFEADARLKRRVPRLALAALLMGLALWLGERWIEPYTTGSFWVRAGGMLALVGAGGAIYGAACLVTRAYLLSDLKAMVRRG; encoded by the coding sequence ATGAATCTCGCAAAGACGCTGGGATCGGTCGGCGGCCTCACGCTGGTCAGCCGCGTTCTCGCGCTCGGGCGCGATTCGCTTCAGGCGACCTTTGTCGGCGCGGGGTTCGCGTCGGACGCCTTCCTCGTCGCCTTCCGCCTGCCCAACATGTTTCGCGCGCTGTTCGCCGAAGGGGCGTTCAGCGCAGCCTTCATCCCGATGTTCAATCGCCGGGTGGCGGAAAGCGAAGGCAGGCTCGCCGCCGGACTGGATTTCGCCGAGCGCGCGCTGGCAGTGCTGCTGCCGCTGCTGATCCTGTTCACGCTCGGCATGATCGCCGCCGCCTGGCCGGTCACCTGGGCGCTTTCGGGCGGATTCAACGATCCCAGCCCCGAACAATTCGCCTATGCGGTGACGCTCTCGCGCATCACCATTCCCTATCTGGCGCTGATCAGCATCGTCTCGCTGCTCGGCGGCATCCTCAATTCGCTCAACAAATTCTGGGTGAACGCCGCCGCGCCGATCCTGCTAAACATCTCGATGATCACCGGCCTGTGGTTCTTTCACGGCGACAATGCCTATGAAACGGCGCGAGTGCAGGCGATCGCAGTCACTGCGGGCGGGGCGTTGCAGCTTGCCTTCCTGATCCTCGGCTGCGTGCGCGCTGGCGTGAAGCTGCGGCTGCGACCGCCGCGGATCGACAAGGATATCCGCCAGCTCTTCAAGCTGATCCTCCCCGCCGCCGCCGGCGCGGGGGCAGTGCAGATCAATCTGCTCATCTCCACGGCGCTGGCGGGCAGCCTGCTCGCGCCGGGCGCGATTTCGTACATCTATTATGCCGACCGACTCAATCAGCTCCCGCTCGGGCTGATCGGCATCGGCCTGGGCACCATCCTGCTGCCGACGATTTCGCGGCTGCTGGGCGAAGGCAGGGACGCCGAGGCGATGGCGATGCAGAATCGCGGGATCGAGCTGGCGCTGTTCCTCACCCTGCCCGCGATGGTCGCGCTGATGATCGCGGCCGAGCCGATCATCCGCACGCTGTTCCAGCACGGCCGGTTCGACGCGGCGGACACCAGCGCGACGGCCATCACGCTCGCCGCCTTTTCGATCGGCCTGCCCGCCTATGTGCTGATCAAGGTGCTGACGCCCGGCTTTTACGCGCGCGAGGATACCAAAACGCCGGTGCGGTTCGCGATGATCGCAGTCGGCGCCAATATCGCGGGCAATCTGATCCTCATCCCCACCATCGGCTATGTCGGGCCGCCGCTCGCCACTGCCCTGTCGGCATGCATCAACATGGGGCTGCTCTACGCGACGCTGCGCAAGCGCGGCCATTTCGAAGCCGATGCCCGCCTGAAGCGCCGCGTGCCGCGCCTTGCGCTGGCGGCGCTTCTGATGGGTCTCGCACTGTGGCTGGGCGAACGGTGGATCGAGCCGTACACGACCGGCAGCTTCTGGGTCCGCGCGGGCGGCATGCTGGCGCTGGTGGGTGCGGGCGGCGCGATCTACGGCGCGGCGTGTCTGGTGACACGCGCCTATCTGCTCAGTGACCTCAAGGCGATGGTGCGGCGGGGATAG
- the mutM gene encoding bifunctional DNA-formamidopyrimidine glycosylase/DNA-(apurinic or apyrimidinic site) lyase, whose translation MPELPEVETTVRGLAPVLEGQVIERLILRRADLRRPFPADLGQRLTGARVTSLGRRAKYGLVHTDRGETMVFHLGMSGRWRIDPDETLAHDHLLIETARHRLALNDPRRFGSVDLVPTDDLAAWPPFAAMGPEPLGPDFTAAHLARMFAGRIAPVKALLLDQRIVAGLGNIYVCEALHLSGIAPNRAAGRISAARLQRLVDAVRDVLLAAIAAGGSTLRDYARPDGELGYFAKQWRVYGREGEECVCGATVRRRVDAGRSTFWCAKCQR comes from the coding sequence ATGCCCGAGCTTCCCGAAGTCGAAACGACCGTTCGTGGTCTTGCCCCCGTACTGGAAGGGCAGGTGATCGAGCGGCTGATCCTGCGCCGTGCCGATCTGCGCCGTCCGTTCCCCGCCGATCTCGGCCAGCGGCTGACCGGGGCGCGCGTGACGTCGCTGGGGCGGCGGGCCAAATACGGCCTTGTCCACACCGATCGCGGCGAGACGATGGTCTTTCACCTCGGCATGTCGGGCCGGTGGCGAATTGATCCCGACGAGACGCTGGCGCACGATCATCTGCTGATCGAAACGGCGCGCCACCGGTTGGCGCTCAACGATCCACGCCGGTTCGGATCGGTCGATCTGGTTCCCACCGACGATCTGGCCGCATGGCCGCCCTTCGCCGCGATGGGCCCCGAACCGCTCGGCCCCGATTTCACCGCAGCGCATCTGGCGCGAATGTTCGCCGGGCGAATCGCACCGGTGAAGGCGCTGCTGCTCGACCAGCGAATCGTCGCCGGCCTCGGCAACATCTATGTGTGCGAGGCGCTCCATCTTTCGGGCATCGCGCCGAATCGCGCGGCAGGACGAATTTCAGCGGCACGGCTTCAGCGATTGGTCGATGCCGTGCGCGACGTGCTGCTTGCCGCGATCGCGGCCGGAGGCTCCACCCTGCGCGATTATGCGCGGCCCGACGGCGAACTCGGCTATTTCGCCAAGCAATGGCGCGTCTATGGTCGCGAAGGCGAAGAATGCGTCTGCGGCGCCACTGTCCGGCGGCGTGTCGATGCCGGGCGATCGACCTTCTGGTGTGCCAAATGCCAGCGATGA
- the secB gene encoding protein-export chaperone SecB has translation MAEPASADPTGTPQPNGNDTGPVASVISQYVKDMSFENPGAPGIFQKQGQPGFDVQFNIGSDRVGDDAFEVVLKIEVRAEVEGQTAFLVDLSYAGLFGLRNIPQEHMEPFLLGEAPRILFPFARRVLADAVRDGGFQPLMLEPIDFQALYLQRVAERDQQQAAGQPSGQA, from the coding sequence ATGGCTGAGCCCGCCAGTGCCGATCCGACCGGCACCCCCCAGCCCAACGGCAACGACACCGGTCCCGTCGCGAGCGTGATTTCGCAATATGTGAAGGACATGTCGTTCGAGAATCCCGGCGCGCCGGGCATTTTCCAGAAGCAGGGCCAGCCCGGTTTCGACGTCCAGTTCAACATCGGGTCCGATCGCGTCGGCGACGACGCCTTCGAAGTGGTCCTCAAAATCGAAGTCCGCGCCGAAGTCGAAGGCCAGACCGCCTTCCTGGTCGACCTGTCCTATGCCGGGCTGTTCGGCCTGCGCAACATCCCGCAGGAGCATATGGAGCCGTTCCTGCTGGGTGAAGCGCCGCGCATCCTCTTCCCCTTCGCGCGCCGCGTGCTGGCCGATGCCGTTCGCGACGGCGGCTTCCAGCCGCTGATGCTCGAGCCGATCGATTTCCAGGCGCTCTATCTGCAGCGCGTTGCCGAACGCGACCAGCAACAGGCCGCGGGCCAGCCCAGCGGCCAGGCCTGA
- a CDS encoding Tim44/TimA family putative adaptor protein, which yields MFYIVLFAMVAAFLALRLYSVLGKRTGHEQQPMPKPAEERVRAPTMPRTIDVPAESREPGSRHVEPGAESGLRAVIGADSSFDVAQFIEGAKSAYEMILKAFWSGDEDTLKWLVEDDVREGFSAAIAERNEAGHTLDNRLVAIETAKIVDAQLEGRVARITVRFDADIAAITRDSDGNVVAGSMSDAVETHDIWTFARDLRSDDPNWKLAETDEA from the coding sequence ATCTTCTATATCGTTCTGTTCGCAATGGTGGCGGCATTTCTTGCGCTGCGCCTCTATTCCGTGCTCGGCAAGCGCACCGGCCATGAACAGCAGCCGATGCCCAAGCCTGCGGAAGAGCGCGTCAGGGCGCCCACCATGCCGCGCACCATCGATGTACCCGCCGAATCGCGCGAGCCCGGCTCGCGCCATGTGGAGCCGGGCGCCGAATCGGGACTGCGCGCCGTAATCGGCGCGGATTCGAGCTTCGATGTCGCCCAGTTCATCGAAGGCGCCAAATCGGCCTATGAGATGATCCTCAAGGCCTTCTGGTCGGGCGACGAGGACACGCTGAAATGGCTGGTCGAGGATGATGTCCGGGAAGGCTTTTCCGCCGCGATCGCCGAACGCAACGAAGCCGGCCACACGCTCGACAATCGGCTGGTTGCGATCGAGACCGCCAAGATCGTCGATGCGCAGCTTGAAGGTCGCGTCGCGCGCATCACGGTGCGGTTCGACGCCGACATCGCCGCGATCACGCGCGATTCGGACGGCAATGTCGTCGCCGGCTCGATGAGCGACGCAGTCGAGACCCATGATATCTGGACCTTCGCGCGCGATCTGCGCAGCGACGATCCCAATTGGAAGCTCGCGGAAACCGACGAAGCCTGA
- a CDS encoding dicarboxylate/amino acid:cation symporter, with protein MAHSLESIHPRSIKMLTHELRFLIRSRLWAQILLGMALGVVAGLMLSPSSGWVSADTGEVIANWISLPGELFLVLIKMVIVPLVIASVVRGIAASGDAQQLRSTGIGLAIYFVATTLLAIAIGLFIGYLFQPGIYVDPAVGQALSQGAPPPVEAADTGPPTLAALPQSIVALLPQNPLSAVVEGDLLQVVILGVILGIALVSMAPNSAKPLLDLMGSIQQVSMHIVTLVMTVAPLAVFGLLARAMMQTGPGVLVGVGVYAGSVILALLLLLAVYLVIVAVLGRRKPFRFLRNIRDAQLLAFSTDSSAATMPVSVRVAEEKLKVRPSTAQIVIPIGATMNMGGTACYHGIATIFMAQLFAIDLGPAQILAVMMTSLGASIGAPAAPGVGIMVLSGVLASAGIPLAGLTLIIGLDQVLERVRCVMNVTGDLAACIVVDRFGGGKMTRDQEIFRDEHLEAEREWANADVLTTDDGRG; from the coding sequence ATGGCCCACTCGCTGGAATCCATCCATCCGCGCAGCATCAAGATGCTGACTCACGAGCTGCGCTTCCTGATCCGCTCGCGGCTATGGGCGCAGATTCTGCTGGGGATGGCGCTGGGCGTTGTCGCGGGGCTGATGCTTTCTCCCTCGTCCGGCTGGGTGTCGGCCGACACCGGTGAAGTCATCGCGAACTGGATTTCGCTTCCCGGCGAGCTGTTCCTCGTCCTGATCAAGATGGTGATCGTCCCGCTCGTCATCGCCTCGGTCGTGCGCGGCATCGCGGCGAGCGGCGATGCGCAACAGCTGCGCAGCACCGGCATTGGCCTGGCCATTTATTTCGTCGCGACGACTTTGCTCGCGATCGCGATCGGGCTGTTCATCGGCTATCTGTTTCAGCCCGGCATCTATGTCGATCCGGCGGTCGGCCAGGCGCTGTCGCAAGGCGCGCCGCCGCCGGTCGAAGCCGCCGATACCGGCCCGCCGACTCTCGCCGCGCTTCCCCAGTCGATCGTCGCGCTGCTGCCGCAAAACCCGCTGAGCGCCGTCGTCGAGGGCGATTTGCTGCAAGTGGTGATCCTCGGCGTGATCCTGGGCATCGCGCTGGTTTCAATGGCGCCCAACAGCGCAAAGCCGCTGCTCGACCTGATGGGATCGATCCAGCAGGTTTCGATGCACATCGTGACTTTGGTGATGACAGTCGCGCCGCTCGCCGTTTTCGGGCTGCTGGCGCGCGCGATGATGCAGACCGGGCCCGGCGTGCTGGTCGGCGTCGGCGTCTATGCGGGCAGCGTGATCCTGGCGCTGCTCCTGCTGCTCGCCGTCTATCTCGTGATCGTCGCGGTGCTCGGGCGGCGCAAGCCGTTCCGGTTCCTGCGCAACATCCGCGACGCGCAGTTGCTGGCCTTTTCGACCGACAGCTCGGCGGCGACCATGCCGGTATCGGTGCGCGTCGCCGAGGAGAAGCTGAAGGTTCGCCCCTCCACCGCGCAGATCGTAATTCCGATCGGCGCGACGATGAACATGGGTGGGACCGCCTGCTATCACGGCATCGCCACCATCTTCATGGCGCAGCTTTTCGCGATCGATCTCGGCCCGGCCCAGATACTCGCGGTGATGATGACTTCGCTCGGCGCCTCGATAGGCGCGCCGGCGGCGCCGGGCGTGGGAATCATGGTGCTGTCGGGCGTGCTTGCCTCGGCGGGGATTCCGCTGGCGGGGCTGACACTGATCATCGGGCTCGATCAGGTGCTCGAACGCGTGCGTTGCGTGATGAACGTCACCGGCGACCTGGCGGCGTGCATCGTGGTCGACCGCTTCGGGGGTGGCAAGATGACGCGCGACCAGGAGATCTTCCGCGACGAGCATCTGGAAGCCGAACGCGAATGGGCCAATGCCGATGTCCTGACCACCGACGACGGCCGGGGATAG
- the trpS gene encoding tryptophan--tRNA ligase: MRVVSGIQTTGNLHLGNYLGAIKQWVAMQDQGECLFFLADLHALTGNVSPAELANSTVEMAATLMAAGIDDRAILFNQARVPAHAELCWILQGTARMGWLNRMTQWKDKAGKNREGASVGLFTYPVLQAADVLVYQATHVPVGEDQKQHLELARDIATKFNTDFETELFPLPDPLISKAAPRIMSLRDGQAKMSKSDPSDMSRINLIDDDDTIAQKLRKARTDPEPLPEKLDDLAERPEAKNLVTIYAALADRDPQGVLSEFAGQGFGAFKPALADLAVSVLGPIRDRLTQLLDDRAAVQANLAKGAGRAQALAEPTLKAAQKAVGLQV, encoded by the coding sequence ATGCGCGTCGTTTCCGGCATTCAGACCACCGGCAATCTCCACCTCGGCAACTATCTGGGCGCCATCAAGCAATGGGTGGCGATGCAGGATCAGGGTGAGTGCCTGTTCTTCCTCGCCGATCTCCATGCATTGACCGGCAATGTCAGCCCGGCAGAGCTTGCCAATTCGACGGTCGAAATGGCCGCCACGCTGATGGCGGCGGGGATCGACGATCGCGCGATCCTGTTCAATCAGGCGCGCGTGCCCGCTCATGCCGAGCTGTGCTGGATTCTCCAGGGCACTGCGCGGATGGGCTGGCTGAACCGCATGACGCAGTGGAAGGACAAGGCGGGCAAGAACCGCGAAGGCGCCAGCGTCGGCCTGTTCACCTATCCGGTGCTGCAGGCCGCCGACGTGCTCGTCTATCAGGCGACGCATGTCCCCGTCGGCGAGGATCAGAAACAGCATCTCGAGCTTGCGCGCGACATCGCGACCAAGTTCAACACCGATTTCGAGACCGAGCTGTTTCCGCTGCCCGACCCGCTGATTTCGAAGGCGGCGCCGCGCATCATGTCGCTGCGCGACGGGCAGGCGAAGATGAGCAAATCCGATCCCTCGGATATGAGCCGGATCAATCTGATCGATGACGACGACACCATCGCCCAGAAGCTTCGCAAGGCGCGGACCGATCCCGAGCCCTTGCCCGAAAAGCTCGACGATCTCGCCGAGCGGCCCGAGGCGAAGAATCTGGTGACGATCTATGCCGCGCTGGCCGATCGCGATCCGCAGGGCGTGCTGAGCGAGTTCGCGGGACAGGGTTTCGGCGCGTTCAAGCCGGCGCTCGCCGATCTGGCGGTGTCGGTGCTCGGCCCGATTCGCGACCGGCTGACGCAATTGCTCGACGATCGCGCGGCGGTGCAGGCCAATCTGGCGAAGGGCGCCGGACGCGCCCAGGCACTGGCCGAACCGACGCTGAAGGCCGCGCAGAAGGCCGTGGGATTGCAGGTATAA